The DNA window TGGCGAATTCGTGTTTCCGCTCGTAATGGTCGGCATGACGGACGCGTCGATGACGCGCAGGCCTTCAAGGCCGCGGACCCGCAGGCGCGCATCCGTGACGGCCATCGGGTCGCCGTCGATCCCCATCTTGGCGGTCCCGACAGGATGGAAGATCGTGGTTCCGATCTCCCGCGCACCGTTCAGAAGCTCGTCGTCCGTCGAGAGTTGGGCTCCAGGCCTGTACTCCTCGGGCCGGTACTTCTGAAGGGCCGGCATCGAGACGACGCGCCGGACCAGGCGCAGGGCATCCACGGCCACTCTCTGATCCTCAACGGTCGACAGGTAGTTCGGGCGAATGGCAGGCGCCTCGCCAGGGCTGTTGCTGCGAAGCTTGACGCTCCCCCGGCTGGTCGGCCGGAGATTGCAGACGCTCGCCGTGAAGGCCGGGAACGGATGCGGGGCGTCCCCGAACTTGTCCAGCGACAGAGGCTGGATGTGGAATTGCAGGTTCGGAGTCGCATAATCCTCCGATGAACGGGTGAAGGCCCCCAGTTGGGAGGGAGCCATCGTGAGCGGTCCCTTGCGGAAGAGGGCGTATTCGAGCGCCATCCGGCCCTTCTTGACCAGGGACCGATAATCCTCGTTGAGCGTCCGCACCCCGTGCACCCTATAGATCGGGCGCAGCTGGAGATGATCCTGCAGGTTCTCGCCGACGCCCGGCAGGTGGTGAACCACGTCGATCCCGCACTGCCGGAGGAAGGCGCCGTCCCCGATTCCGGACAGCTGCAGGAGCTGCGGGGACGCGATGGCACCTGCCGAGAGTATGACCTCCTTGCGCGCGAGAAGGCGCCTCAGAGCGCCGTTCTGAAGGATCTCGACACCGATCGCGCGGCTGCCTTCGAAAAGGATGCGCGTGGCATGAGCCTTCGTCTCCACCTTGAGATTGGGACGGGAGAGAGCCGGTTTGAGGAAACCGCGTGCCGCGGACCAGCGCCGGCCACTCTTCTGGTTGACGTGGAAATACGAGATACCCTCGTTGCTGCCGGTATTGAAATCGCTGACCCGGGGGATTCCTGCTTCGACCGCGGCTTCGACGAAGGCATCCAGAAGGTCCCAGCGCATGCGAGGAGCCTCGACGCGCCATTCGCCGCCCACCCCGTGGTGGTCGCCTTCTCCGAGGTAGTGATCGAGATGCTGACGGAAGATGGGCCTGACGTCGTCCCAGCCCCAGCCGGCGAGACCCATCTGGCGCCAGTTGTCGTAATCCTCCCGCTGGCCGCGCATGTAGATCATGGCGTTGATGGCCGAGCAGCCGCCCAGGACCTTGCCGCGGGGATAGCTCAGGATGCGGCCGTTCAGGCCGGGCTCCGCCTCGGTCTTGAACATCCAGTCTGCGCGCGGATTGCCGATGGCGAAAAGATAGCCGACCGGAATGTGGAACCAGATCCAGTTGTCCTTGCCGCCGGCCTCGAGCACGCAAACCGAATTGCCGGGATCCCTGGACAGGCGGTTCGCCAGGACGCAGCCGGCGGATCCAGCGCCGACAATCACGTAATCGAATGTATCGCTGCCTGACATGGTATGGCTCAATCGCATGAGCCGGCGCTCAACCGCATGGGCACCGGCAGAGTTTGCGACATTTGTCGCCTAGACGGCCCCTTTGGACCTGCGTCTCATCAGCTCGAGGATCTCTCCGACGATGCCTCGGCGGAACAGAAGCACGCATATTACGAAGATGATGCCGATCAGCACCGTGACGGGGAAGTCGGATGCCGCCAGGTAGTTCTGCAGGGCGATCACGAGGCCGGCGCCGACGATGGGGCCGATCAACGTGCCGATGCCGCCGAGCAGGGTCATGAGAATGACCTCGCCGGACAT is part of the Microvirga terrae genome and encodes:
- a CDS encoding GMC family oxidoreductase; translation: MSGSDTFDYVIVGAGSAGCVLANRLSRDPGNSVCVLEAGGKDNWIWFHIPVGYLFAIGNPRADWMFKTEAEPGLNGRILSYPRGKVLGGCSAINAMIYMRGQREDYDNWRQMGLAGWGWDDVRPIFRQHLDHYLGEGDHHGVGGEWRVEAPRMRWDLLDAFVEAAVEAGIPRVSDFNTGSNEGISYFHVNQKSGRRWSAARGFLKPALSRPNLKVETKAHATRILFEGSRAIGVEILQNGALRRLLARKEVILSAGAIASPQLLQLSGIGDGAFLRQCGIDVVHHLPGVGENLQDHLQLRPIYRVHGVRTLNEDYRSLVKKGRMALEYALFRKGPLTMAPSQLGAFTRSSEDYATPNLQFHIQPLSLDKFGDAPHPFPAFTASVCNLRPTSRGSVKLRSNSPGEAPAIRPNYLSTVEDQRVAVDALRLVRRVVSMPALQKYRPEEYRPGAQLSTDDELLNGAREIGTTIFHPVGTAKMGIDGDPMAVTDARLRVRGLEGLRVIDASVMPTITSGNTNSPTLMIAEKGAAMILEDQSRSAVPARRSA